TGCTGATCGGCCGGATTTCCCAGAGCCTGCGGGCACACTGAAACGCCGCGAGACCGACCAGTTGTGCTACCGGAAGCATGTCGACCGGCATGGCAACGCCGACACCATTGGCAAATGTGCAGGACCCCATCGGCTCGCCGGGGATATTGTTGGGCACGGTATAACCGTTGCCGAGGCCCTTTGCGGCCCCGAGCTCGAACATGCGGTTGTCGTTAGCCGTGAGTGGCATCAGCCCGGCAATGTTCGACCAGACAAAGCCCTCGTTGGTCATGTGACTGGCACGATGGACCGGATCGACCAGGCCAAGCGCGTTGGCGTCGTAATATTCGACCCAGTCCGCGGGATAATTGTGCAGCCGGATCGCCTTGCCACCAACGAGCAGTATATCGGCATGGTGGATGAGGGCGAAAAAGGCAAAGCCCATGCTGATGCTGACGTCGAGCAAGGCGGCGTACAATTCATCGGAGGTGGTCGCCGCCCGCGTCAGTTGCGAGAACGCATCAGCTATCGCCAGTCTGGACATCGCATTTCATTTCGATCCAGGGCCGTCGCTCGACCGACGCAAGTTCCCGTAATCGCCTTTCCCCGGTTGGTCTCACGATGCTCCTTGTCTCACCAAAGAGTCTCGCGATGGTGCCTGATATTGCCGTCTGAACTTAGCCCGAAACGACTTACGCAGATAAACGACCGACGAATACTTGAGCTGCTCGAACCCCCTGGAAGCAGATCGGTTCCGTCCGCATGATTACCAACTGGGAAAATGCTGATCAATACCAACGTCTTCTGGGGATAGATCGGGCCGGTCTGATGTGGGAATGGCTTCGCCGCGACCCTGCCTACATCGCCTGGCATCGCCGTGCGACGCGCGCGATGCGCGACGGAGCGGTCAGCGCGACACCGTCATACGGCGACATCGCCGACTGGGGGCTGCACTTTCGCGGAAAATCCGGCACGCGCTGCCCCCGAAGCCTGCATCATCTGGCGTGCCGAACTCGATCCGGAGACGATGCCCGTCATCGCCGAGGCCAGTGACGATAGGGATCCGGAAAGGCTCGATCCCGCCATGCTGGCTCCGTGGCTCACGATTGCGAGGGATGCGATGGCGGTCGAGCACGCGGTTTTGAGCGACGGCTGGCAGCGAATTAGGCTCGATGTTACACACGGGAGCCTCGCTGCGGGACACCCCGTTCACCTGCACTATCTGCTGAATGGAACAGTCAGTGCCGAAGCGAGACTGTGGCCGCTGCGCCGCCTCCTCCACTTCCACCGACACAGGGTATTCGATCCCGCCCTGTACCCGCACAATCGATCGATCGCTTATGCGCTTACCGTGCTCCGCGTGCACGACGCCACCGTGGCGGGCGCGAGCCACAGGGATATAGCCCGCGCACTTTTTGGAAATAATGTCGTCGCTTGCGACTGGAATTCAAGTTCGGATTTCCTGCGATCGCGTGTCAGGCGATTTGTTGCCAATGCACGCCGCATGAACAGCGGCGCCTTTAAGACGCTCCTGACCAAAGACTATCCCGCCGAGGCGCTTCGGTGAGACAAAAACCTGGCCATGTCAGTTGGATGGAGAACGAAGTATTTCATATAACCTCCCACCATGCCCTCTTCACGGCTAGGATCGTAGACGGGGATCAATCAGACTTCGGGTTCCATTTCACCGGTGATCCCGGCGAGCCACTCCTTTTCTTCTTCGAGCCGCTGGGCAACGAGCAGGAACATGACGATGGAGGGGATTTTTGATGTTCATCTTCGGGCTTCAATGGCAAGTGCGCGCGACGTCCAGTTATCGTCGAATGCCCTCCCTGTACATAGAGCTTTTATGCGCCCTTCCCCTGGTTGATAAAGGTGTCCATCGGTCTCATGCCTGGCTTATCGATGAATCACGGCGATCTTCGCCCTCGTTTCCAGTTTGAAATTTCTGATAGTTGTAAAACGTCGCATCTCGGCCCGAACTTACCGAGGAACTCCTCGGACTTGGCAAGCTCAAGGCCCATCGGACCTAGCTGCCGCGCCCCCCTCCCTGCCTACTGACCAGCGCCATATCTTTCCGGCCATCGTTAATCTCCCCTGTCCATTACCAACTGCGGCCGAGTCGGCGCCTCACGGTCACCTGCTTGCTCGGCGAGCAATCACCGTGGATTCATACTTATCACGCGCAAATGTCTTGGATCGTGATATTATGATGATGAGAACGACGGCAGTGCTACATTCTGCCTGTTAACCTCGCTTAACTCCAAGCGCAGGCACCAATGAAAGTTGGCTAGGCATCCCGTATGGAATGCCTGCCTCATCAGTTGGCACAACGCGCTCGCATTTGGCATTCTATGGGCCAAGGCGCAGGAGATTAGCAAAAGCGCCGTTGAGCTGCATTAGGCTGTCTTTCGAACAAATTGATGGCCCGTTGTCGATCGTAATAAGAGGTTAACCGATGTCATCCTTGCCGACTCCCGCTGGCGTAGTTGCCGAAATGGCATCCCGTGCCACACGATTTGAAACGCCGTGTGGAGACGGTAGCATGGTGTGGCACAGTTGGGGAAAAGGGCCGCCGCTGGTCTTGCTTCATGGCGCCCATGGCTCGTGGATGCATTGGATCCGGAATATCTCGTACTTAGAAAAGCACTTTTCGGTGTTTGCGCCGGATTTGCCCGGTTATGGAGGATCTAGCCTTCCGCAGCGTCCAGACGATGCGGACAGCTTCGCTGAGGCCATCGCGCAAGGCATTCGTGCGCTCATCCATTTCGATGCCCCGGTCGACGTTGTTGGGTTCTCGTTGGGTGGAGTACTGGCAACCCATCTCGCTGCGATCGCACCGGACATTGTCGGTCGGTTGATCCTCGTCGGGACTGGCGGTCTAGACACGCCGACTGGGCCTATGCCTACGATATCTTACCGCGGCTTGTCAGCCGCAGACGATATTATCGCGGCCCATCGGCAGAACTTGTTAGCCATAATGCTGCATCATCCGGAAAACGTAGATCCGCTTGCTCTCTATCTCCAGTCGATAAATATTCCGCTGGCACGAGTTAATCCTCGCCCCTTGGTTATGCCGGATCGCCTTTTGCACGTCCTTCCGCGCACAGACGTACCAATTGATGCCATTTGGGGTGAGTTTGATGGTCCCCATCCGAATCCAGAAGTGCAGCATGACGTTCTCAAGCGGTTCCGGCCAGATTTGGAGTTTCGTGTCGTCAAGGGTTCCGGACATTGGGTGATGTATGAAGGCGCGGAAGTCTTTAACCGCGAGCTCGGCAGCTTGCTGGCGCTACGTCATTGAGGCTGCGCCTAATCCGATAAAAAATTGGCGAGCTGATAAAAGTCGCGCCGCTGGGAGAAAAATATGTCCATCGACAGTCATCGCACTTCTTATGATGAAGGACACGCGCTTTTCAGGCGGGTTATACGACGTTTTCTAAACGAGCATTTGGTTCCGAATATTGAGCGCTGGGAAGAACTCGGCGTTCCGGATCGTTCGTTCTGGCGTCAGGCAGGAGCGGCAGGAATCCTGGGTGTTTTCGTTCCAGAGGAGTATGGTGGACCTGGCGGGGATTTTCTTTATCGCGTGCTATTGGCCGAAGAATTGGGCTACTGTCCTGCGGGCTCGAGCGTCGGTGGATCGCTAGAGATCGATCAAATGGCTGCTTACATTCTGGCCGTTGGCACCGAGGAACAGAAACGCAAATGGCTCCCTGCGATCGTCTCGGGCGAAGTTATCCTTGCGATTGCAATGACCGAACCCAATGCCGGCAGCGACCTTCAGGCGATCAGAACGAAGGCAGTCCATGACGGGGAAGACTATATAATCAATGGCACAAAAACCTACATCACCAGCGGTGCAATTGCCGACCTGATTTTGGTTGCTTGCAAGACAGATCCGACCAAGGGAGCTGCCGGTATCTCGATGATAATGGTCGAGGCAGACACAGTCGGATTCAGTCGCGGCAAACCGCTAAAAAAGATGGGTATGAAAGCCAGCGACACCACAGAGCTGTTCTTCGTCGATGTGCGCGTTCCGCGAACAAATATCTTGGGAGAGGAAGGTGCTGGTTTTAAGTTGATGATGTCCGAATTACCCAAGGAGCGCTATAATATAGCGGCCCGAGCTCTCGGAACTGCCTATGCAGCCTATGAAATTACGCTCGGTTTTGTCAAGGACCGGACAGCTTTTGGTAAGAAGATATTCGATTTTCAGAATACTCAGTTCGTGCTCGCCGACATCAAGACCGATCTCGCCGTCGGAACAGCGTTTTTCGATTCCTGCCTATCCGAAATGGCGGCGGGAATTTTTGACAACGAACGATCTGCTATGGCGAAGTTATGGCTGACGGAAATGGAAGCGCGCGTGGTGGATCAGTGCGTACAGCTTCACGGCGGCGCCGGTTACATGGACGAATATCCTATTTCCAAACTTTACACCGCAGCGCGGATTCATCGAATTTATGGTGGCACATCGGAAATTATGCGGATGGCTATTGGGCGCACGTTGTAAAGCCGATAACCATCGTGCATCCGGCGCTTCGTTTTTCTTATTGCCGTGATCGCCAGCATAGCCGTACCAGACTATCTATGGTAGGTTTTTGGTCAGGTGCGGCGCTTCTAAAGTGCCCTGATATTCTCGGCGGTCGCCTTGGGCTCGGCCGCAGGTATCAGGGCTGGATTTCGTCCGTTAAGGTACACTCAACAAGATCACTATTTTATGAGCTGGGCGTGGCAACCTGAAGGCTGATCCACGTCGCCCCATCGGGTGATCCTTGTCCCCTTGCGCATAGCGGCTCCTTATCTTTCCGGCTTGGTCTAGTACCGAGCAATGGGTGCCGCTATTTCAACATGGCAGCGCGGTATCTCGGGAGCATAGAACGAAACGTTGTTCGCTCGACAATGCCTGCGTACTTCCCGGTCTACAACCACGCTTCTTGATCTGTGACGAGCGGGTTATCTGCTAGCCACGCAGCTGCTCGGGTCGCTGCCGCGACGGGCACGGCAGCGTCGCCTTCTGAGTACAACTTCGTAAATCGCAACAAGGTAATCCGCCAGCGACCATCACCTTCTTTGTGCAACTCATGCAGATAATGCCCCCCGATAATGCAGCTGCTGTCGTCAATTACAAGGGTGGCGCGGACATGCGAGCGCACACGAGCAAATCTCCCTTCAATTGTTATTTGGAAGTTACTGATTAGGTGCTGGGTCGCGTCATAACCCGGTATGCGGGTAAGGATCCATTCGAAAATGTTTGTCCTGCCCGAAAATGGTTCGCCTCCAAAGACGGACACATAATCAAACACGACATCTTCGCTCAAGAACTTTTCCACTAACATGAACTTTTTCACGTCCTGGACAAGCGCAAAACCGCTTATGACTTCTTCAACCGCCGAACGGTCCAGCATATATTGCAGGGACGAATTATTCGAAAAGCTCTCTACCATGGTCATGGCTGCCTCTAACAGAAGGATTTAGTCAATCAGCATGCTCGTAGATTATTTCGCGACACCTGAAACGGCCTAGCGCCGCCACCATTATCCATTTCCCCAACATGCATAAAATATCATCGGTGCCCTTCAGGCCTTGGATGGAATGGCGCCTAAGCCAATTCCTGACCCACGTGATCACATCCGGATTTCTGGGTGCGGGTCGCCATACCTTTCTCGTCTCGAAATCGGCGTCAGTATACGGCCATGAACATGAGTCGTATCTTTCATGCATACGTGTCATATTTTTCAGCGCTGGTGATAAAGAGGGTGCCCGGTCGCGCTGGTCCGAACATGACTTAAATGGTCGCCATCGACGTTGGCAATAAATAAATCGCGGAGATCGGGTCCGCCGAATGCGCAGTTTGTGGGGACACGCAGTGTGCTGCCGTCGCTGCCATCCGGGCGATCTACGAACGGCGACCAGCGACCGTCCGTATCTATGACAATGAGTTGCTGGTTTGATTCCTCAAAATGGCCGTTATCCCCGTACCCCGTTAGCGTCACATATAATGAACCATCTGCTGCGAAAGCCATTCCGTCGGGATGCGATGGAAAATCGCTAGAGTATACCTCTGGATGTCCAAAGGACCCGTCGCTCTTTATTTCTATCCGCAAGCAGTCACTACGAGTAGATTGCAGAACATAGACTGCCGATTCCTGTGGGTCTATTGCAGTGCCATTGGCGAACCAGAGGCCGGTAGCAACTATCTCGCTTCGGCCGTCGGTCCTGAACCTGACTAACGAGCCGGTCGGCTTTGGATTCTTAATTTCCTCGAATACGTTATCGATTGTTAAATCAGACGAAATGGAAACATACAAATTTCCATCCGCATCGAAGGTTGCGAAATTCGGAAGCGTCAGTGCAGTATCTCCGGCACGATCTGCAAACATCTCTGGCCGTCCAAGACGATCTACCTTGATGATTGCTTGCTTTCCGAGATCGCAATAAAAAATATTGCCCTGCTGATCCATCGTGATCCCGTTAGGGATTGATCCCGAAGGTAATGTACAAAACTCGACAACCTTCTCGTCAGGCGTCACTTGATAAATGATGCCATTCCGACCCCCGCCGTACACAAAGTTGTTCTTATCGACAACGACGCCCTCTGAACGGAGCACACCTTTTCCAAAAGCTCTGACGTCCTGCAAGTCACCCCTCCTAGGCTTTTCATCTACGCATATCATATGGTTAGCGACTTAACGCGTACAACTCGAATTTCTTCTCAAGTCAGCAAGCCCGCTTCAGTCTTCCAAGCTTACGTAACGCTCATACTCCGCATAGAATTGCCGAATTAGGATCTCCTGCTCCGAGTATATCGAACCTTTGAAGCCATCCGATCGTAGTCGCTTTTGTATTTTAGGCATGGTTGACGCATCTTGGCTTATTACGGGGCCCAATGATTCTAGATCATTCTTATCAAGGTAGACAGGCTTCCGTATCGATTTGCCGCTACGATCAGCGTCGCTCGGAATACCCATATAGCTTGGCAGCTCGCGCCCTGGCAAAGCCCAGATCTGGCTAATATAAGTCAGCTTTTCCGGATCAGTCGGATGAGGCAACCATCGCTGCACGAGTACGCCCTCCGGATGGGTATTGAATGTGCACGAAGGAAAAAGCTTGACTGTCCAATCGTCAATGAGCTGCTCATCGTCGAACATGCTAAAATCATATCCTGCTGTTTTTGCATTCGCTCTTTTCGATTTGATTATAGCCTCTCTTACGTCGGCAGGTCCTCCCTGAAAGGTCACGGGATCGATACCCGCTTCTCTCATGAACAGATTATGCTCATCGGTAATTTTTGCGTTCAAACGATGAGCATACTGCTCGCTCGGTATGAGAAACCGCGATATTGAAGCGCTATGTCCATTAGGGAAAACATCCCGTTGGGTGCGATACGTATCAGCGAGCGGTATGAGTTGAGGGTGTAACCCTTGCAGATGATAACCCTCAATAAACGCTTCGAGAGCCAATTTCCAGTTAGCGTCCCATTCTTGGCGCTTGTCGGACATTCTTTTCATCTGCTCAAATGGATAGGCATCAAGACGAGCAACAAATTCTGCACCCAAATACTCTAGGAGGGGGCAGCATCTCGATCCATAGAGATAAAAATCCATCCCTTCCATGAATCCACTCGGATTTGTTCGATATCAAGGTCATGATCAAGTGCTTCGGCACGAAAACTTTCGCGATCCGTAACCTTTATACATTTGCCCGCAAGGTCGTACTGCCACAGGTGGAATGGGCAGTTAAACCTGACATTAGTACCAAAATCCCGGGCCTCGAGCTGCATTCCTCGATGCTGGCACACGTTGTAGATCGCCTTGAGGCTTTGATCTGCCTGACGCACGACTAAAATGGATTCCGGTCCAAAGTCTACCTTCATGAATGAGCCGACCTCAGGCAGATCGCTTTCATGACCGCAAAGGATCCAAGCTTTACGCCAAATCTTTTGCCATTCGAGCGTCATCACCGCTGACGATGTGTAGCGCTGCTTATCGTCGTGCCGTTCCGTGCCAAAATCTACATATAAGCGTTTCTGATCGTTTCGTTTCGCCCCCGGGATATGCTTTTCGCCGTAGACCGCGTGTTCCGGATGGAACGGCGTATAGGGTACATCCGATTGCGCCATTGTGATTTTCGGATCGTCCATAAAAAGTCCTTTTCGTTAAACCTCTGGCAACTGTTTGACGCGGTCGGTCCGCGTCCATGTCCATGTTGAGTTCCGAGAAGCCATCAATACGCCTCGGCGCTTGTTGGGGAGTGCGACGCAACCTCCCTCGCGCTATGACCACGGCGGACGAGGCGTCCTGGAAGTTTTCCTGTAGCCTGCCCATTTTTGAAAATGGGCTCCCCGCTAACGATCGTCCAGCGATAGCCTTCCGCACGTTGATGGAGGCGCCGGCCGCCCGCAGGTAGGTCGTAACAAACCTCAGGCGAGTACAGCCGGAGCTTTTGATGGTCGATGACGTTCAAGTCACCTTTAAGACCAACAGCGATACGGCCCCGATCTGTGAGACCCACCAAGTTGGCGGGGTCTACCGTTAACGCCTTAATAACGTGAGAAAGTGGCATTCTCTCGCGCTTTCTGTCGCGCACCCAGTGGGTTAGCATGAACGTTGTGTAGCTTGCATCACAGATCAAGCCATAGTGTGCGCCTCCGTCCCCCAAAGCAATCACGGCATCGGGATGACCGGTCAATTCGACAACGAAGTCTAGATTGCCTTCTCCAAAATTTGCAAAGGCACAATATAATATCGCGTTGCCATCATTTTCCATCAACAGGTCGTAAGCAAGCTCTGCCGGGGTCACGCCAATCCTGGCTGCCCGTTCGACCATACTTTCCTCTGGGGCCGGCTCATAGTTGGGCGGATCGCCCAAATAAAACATTCGCTCGAACAGACGGCCATAGCGGTTAAGCGGCAGTGTGGGGTCCATTGGCGTTTCTGAAATTAACCTGGCGCGGACGTCAGGCTTCCGCAATTCAACCATTTTCTCATCGAGCGAAAGACTAGCCAATGGTCCGTAGCTCGGGCACAATAGAAAAGGATTATTTGACAAGTTATGGCCCAACAGCATTCCGACCGGGCGAGGAAATGTTTGAGGTCGCAGCTCGACGCCGGGACGACGGTTTGCCGCATCGACCCAGCCCAAGATCTTGCGCCATCGATCGGGATACCGGTTAGACTGCGCCAATGTGAATGTTACGGGTACCCCGCTCACCTGCGAGATTCGCTCTAACATGGAGACATGAAGGCGGGTTTCTTCTTCCTCTGGCTGGTTCAATTCGGGAACGAGCTGGAAGACGCCATTCTGCCGACCGCCGATTGCCGTAGCAAGGGAGACAAGTTCGTGCTCGTGCGCTTCCCAACTCGGAAGGTGCTCTCCATCAGCGCGTCGATGAGCGTCGACGAGGGAGGACGCGACGCCCATCGCACCTGCCGCTATCGCTTCGGCGACAAGCCGCTTCATCTCGCTGAGATCGGCGTCGGTAGCGGGTTCTCGTGCTGCGCCTCTTGATCCCATGGCGTAGATGCGCAACGCAGAATGAGGAAGATACACACCGAAGTCGATGTCATGCGGACGCTTCTCGACCGCGTTCAAGAATTCAGGGAACGTTTCCCATTCCCACGTCAGCCCTTCGCTCATAACGATTTCAGGAATGTCCTCGACGCCCTCCATAGCGCTTATCAAAAGCGCCTCATCCCCGCGGTGAACAGGCGCAAAGCCAACACCACAATTGCCGGTTACCACGGTCGTTACGCCGTGGCACGATGACGGCAGCATCTTTGTGGCCCAGATAAGCTGTCCATCGTAGTGGGTGTGAATATCGACAAAGCCAGGCGTAACGATACAACCAGCCGCGTCGATCTCCTCGCCCCCGACGCTTTCTATTTTCCCGATTTCAACGATCAGGCCGTCTCTGATCGCAATATCCGCCTGATATGGTTCGCCGCCGGTTCCATCATATACCAAACCATTGCGGACGAGCAGATCTGTCGACTTAATCATTGGGCACCTTTGGGTTGCATCGCGGCCCTACTTTCGGCCTCGTGCAACCATACCAGCACTTGGGATATCTGTACGCACCGCCTCGCCATTCCTCGTGCAAAGTCCATATGGAATGCCTCCCGCTCGCAGTTGCGCCATCCAGCGTTTTGATGAAAATCGAGAACTGAAGAGACGAATCCAGCGATGATAAAGGGGAGTTTTATGCGAGCGATGGCGATCAATGCGTTCGGCGGTGGCGATCAGTTGAAGCTGATTGATCTGCCGAGCCCAGAACCCGGACCCGATGAAATCCGGGTTAAG
The DNA window shown above is from Sphingomonas paeninsulae and carries:
- a CDS encoding SMP-30/gluconolactonase/LRE family protein, whose amino-acid sequence is MQDVRAFGKGVLRSEGVVVDKNNFVYGGGRNGIIYQVTPDEKVVEFCTLPSGSIPNGITMDQQGNIFYCDLGKQAIIKVDRLGRPEMFADRAGDTALTLPNFATFDADGNLYVSISSDLTIDNVFEEIKNPKPTGSLVRFRTDGRSEIVATGLWFANGTAIDPQESAVYVLQSTRSDCLRIEIKSDGSFGHPEVYSSDFPSHPDGMAFAADGSLYVTLTGYGDNGHFEESNQQLIVIDTDGRWSPFVDRPDGSDGSTLRVPTNCAFGGPDLRDLFIANVDGDHLSHVRTSATGHPLYHQR
- a CDS encoding aromatic ring-hydroxylating oxygenase subunit alpha, producing MDDPKITMAQSDVPYTPFHPEHAVYGEKHIPGAKRNDQKRLYVDFGTERHDDKQRYTSSAVMTLEWQKIWRKAWILCGHESDLPEVGSFMKVDFGPESILVVRQADQSLKAIYNVCQHRGMQLEARDFGTNVRFNCPFHLWQYDLAGKCIKVTDRESFRAEALDHDLDIEQIRVDSWKGWIFISMDRDAAPS
- a CDS encoding alpha/beta fold hydrolase, translating into MVWHSWGKGPPLVLLHGAHGSWMHWIRNISYLEKHFSVFAPDLPGYGGSSLPQRPDDADSFAEAIAQGIRALIHFDAPVDVVGFSLGGVLATHLAAIAPDIVGRLILVGTGGLDTPTGPMPTISYRGLSAADDIIAAHRQNLLAIMLHHPENVDPLALYLQSINIPLARVNPRPLVMPDRLLHVLPRTDVPIDAIWGEFDGPHPNPEVQHDVLKRFRPDLEFRVVKGSGHWVMYEGAEVFNRELGSLLALRH
- a CDS encoding nuclear transport factor 2 family protein, with the protein product MTMVESFSNNSSLQYMLDRSAVEEVISGFALVQDVKKFMLVEKFLSEDVVFDYVSVFGGEPFSGRTNIFEWILTRIPGYDATQHLISNFQITIEGRFARVRSHVRATLVIDDSSCIIGGHYLHELHKEGDGRWRITLLRFTKLYSEGDAAVPVAAATRAAAWLADNPLVTDQEAWL
- a CDS encoding helix-turn-helix transcriptional regulator, whose amino-acid sequence is MSRLAIADAFSQLTRAATTSDELYAALLDVSISMGFAFFALIHHADILLVGGKAIRLHNYPADWVEYYDANALGLVDPVHRASHMTNEGFVWSNIAGLMPLTANDNRMFELGAAKGLGNGYTVPNNIPGEPMGSCTFANGVGVAMPVDMLPVAQLVGLAAFQCARRLWEIRPISTGKPRLTGRQREIVVWGGRGKSDWDTSRILDLKEDTVARHFKDARKKYGVGKRILVIIHALRDGTLSFLDFEPY
- a CDS encoding transcriptional regulator domain-containing protein; the encoded protein is MWEWLRRDPAYIAWHRRATRAMRDGAVSATPSYGDIADWGLHFRGKSGTRCPRSLHHLACRTRSGDDARHRRGQ
- a CDS encoding SRPBCC family protein, which encodes MGAEFVARLDAYPFEQMKRMSDKRQEWDANWKLALEAFIEGYHLQGLHPQLIPLADTYRTQRDVFPNGHSASISRFLIPSEQYAHRLNAKITDEHNLFMREAGIDPVTFQGGPADVREAIIKSKRANAKTAGYDFSMFDDEQLIDDWTVKLFPSCTFNTHPEGVLVQRWLPHPTDPEKLTYISQIWALPGRELPSYMGIPSDADRSGKSIRKPVYLDKNDLESLGPVISQDASTMPKIQKRLRSDGFKGSIYSEQEILIRQFYAEYERYVSLED
- a CDS encoding acyl-CoA dehydrogenase family protein codes for the protein MSIDSHRTSYDEGHALFRRVIRRFLNEHLVPNIERWEELGVPDRSFWRQAGAAGILGVFVPEEYGGPGGDFLYRVLLAEELGYCPAGSSVGGSLEIDQMAAYILAVGTEEQKRKWLPAIVSGEVILAIAMTEPNAGSDLQAIRTKAVHDGEDYIINGTKTYITSGAIADLILVACKTDPTKGAAGISMIMVEADTVGFSRGKPLKKMGMKASDTTELFFVDVRVPRTNILGEEGAGFKLMMSELPKERYNIAARALGTAYAAYEITLGFVKDRTAFGKKIFDFQNTQFVLADIKTDLAVGTAFFDSCLSEMAAGIFDNERSAMAKLWLTEMEARVVDQCVQLHGGAGYMDEYPISKLYTAARIHRIYGGTSEIMRMAIGRTL
- a CDS encoding N-acyl-D-amino-acid deacylase family protein, with translation MIKSTDLLVRNGLVYDGTGGEPYQADIAIRDGLIVEIGKIESVGGEEIDAAGCIVTPGFVDIHTHYDGQLIWATKMLPSSCHGVTTVVTGNCGVGFAPVHRGDEALLISAMEGVEDIPEIVMSEGLTWEWETFPEFLNAVEKRPHDIDFGVYLPHSALRIYAMGSRGAAREPATDADLSEMKRLVAEAIAAGAMGVASSLVDAHRRADGEHLPSWEAHEHELVSLATAIGGRQNGVFQLVPELNQPEEEETRLHVSMLERISQVSGVPVTFTLAQSNRYPDRWRKILGWVDAANRRPGVELRPQTFPRPVGMLLGHNLSNNPFLLCPSYGPLASLSLDEKMVELRKPDVRARLISETPMDPTLPLNRYGRLFERMFYLGDPPNYEPAPEESMVERAARIGVTPAELAYDLLMENDGNAILYCAFANFGEGNLDFVVELTGHPDAVIALGDGGAHYGLICDASYTTFMLTHWVRDRKRERMPLSHVIKALTVDPANLVGLTDRGRIAVGLKGDLNVIDHQKLRLYSPEVCYDLPAGGRRLHQRAEGYRWTIVSGEPIFKNGQATGKLPGRLVRRGHSAREVASHSPTSAEAY
- a CDS encoding DNA -binding domain-containing protein; the protein is MAVEHAVLSDGWQRIRLDVTHGSLAAGHPVHLHYLLNGTVSAEARLWPLRRLLHFHRHRVFDPALYPHNRSIAYALTVLRVHDATVAGASHRDIARALFGNNVVACDWNSSSDFLRSRVRRFVANARRMNSGAFKTLLTKDYPAEALR